The sequence below is a genomic window from Luteimonas sp. MC1825.
CGGCATCTTGGCGATCGCGGCCAGCATGGCGGCGTCGGGACGCGTGTGCAGGCCCTGCATGTAGCTCGACAGCGCGCCGATCTCTTCGTCGGTCAGCTGGCGGGCGATGCTGGCCATGACGTCGAAGTTGGCGGTGTCGCGCGCGGTGGTGGTTCCGGTGCGGTATTCCTGCAGGCGGCGCGCGGTGTACCAGGACTGCTGGCCGCCGACGTGCGGGTACGCGGGGCCGGGGTTGCCGGCGCCGGTCGGGCCGTGGCAGGCCATGCAGGCCGGGATTTCGCGGGCGAAGTCGCCGCGGCGGAACAGCTGCTCGCCGATCTCGTAGAACTTCATGCCGGCGTAGGTGCCTTCGGCGACCTCGGTGTCGTCGGCGATGCCGGCCGACGACGGCTGGTGGGCGAAGTGCGCGCCGACGTCGCGCATGTCCTGCGCGGACAGCATCGACGCGAACGGCTGCATGATCGCGTTCTGCCGCTCGCCGCTCTTGAACAGTGCGAGTTGCTCGGCGAGGTAGCGTTCGCTCTGGCCGCCGATGTTGGGGTAGACCTCGGGGATGGTGCTCTTGCCATCCAGGCCGTGGCAGGCGGCGCAGGTGCCGGCCAGGGTGGCGCCGTTCTGGGCGTTGCCCGGCACGGTCTTGGCCAGTTCGGCCAGCGCGTCGACGGACTCCAGCGGCAGGGTCTCCACCGGCTCGGCTTCTTCCAGCGGTGCCACCGTGGTCTGGGCGAAGGCGACGGCGCCGATCACCAGGGCGGTGAGGCCGACGAGGGCGTAGCTGCGGGCGTGGCGCATCTTGCTGGGCTCCGTGGATCGGTCAGGCGGGGCGTTGTGCGCCCGCGCCGCGCTGGCGCCGGAAGGCGCCCGCAAGGCCTGCCATTATCTAGGGCGCAGCTTGGAACGGTCAAACCGGTCGGGCGGCCCGTGGCGCACCCGCCCATGCGATCCTGTGCGCATGGCCAATCCCCTTGCACGCGCCCAGTACCTGCTGGCGGCGCACAACCCGCGTCAGCTCCCGCCCGATGACGGCTTCGAGGTCGCGTTTGCCGGCCGTTCCAACGCCGGCAAGTCCAGCGCGCTGAACGCGCTCTGCCAGCAGAATGCGCTGGCGCGGGTGTCCAAGACCCCGGGCCGCACCCAGCAGCTGGTGTTCTTCGACCTTCCGCCGAACACCCTGCGCTACCTGGTGGACCTGCCGGGCTACGGCTACGCCAAGGTGCCGCGCGAGCTGCAGGCGCACTGGCAGGCATTCCTCGACCGCTACTTCCAGGCGCGCCAGGCGCTGCGCGGGCTGGTGGTGGTGATGGACATCCGCCACCCGCTGAAGGACTACGACCGGCACATGCTCGGCTACGCCGCCAACCGCGGCCTGCCGGCGCACGTGCTGCTGACCAAGGCCGACAAGCTCTCGAAGGGCAACGCCGGCGCGACGTTGCTGACGGTGCGCCGTGACCTGGCCGCGACCTACGGCGACACGGTGGGCGTGCAGACCTTCTCCGGCGAGTCCAAGCTCGGCGTGGACGAAGCGCGCAAGGTGATCTGCGGCTGGCTGGAGCTGCCCTGCAGCTGATGCGCCAGCGGCCGCCGGCGCGTCCCGATTGCGGGGATGGCGGCGACGCTGCAATCCGGTGGTGGGGCCGGTCGTGCGGAGGCCACAGGATATAGTGGCCGCTTCCTGCGCCGGGCCGCGACCGTTGGCCTTGCCAACAAGCGTCGACGAGCCCGCCACCGTGTCCAGCCCCAGTGAAAGTGCCAACCCCCCCATTCGCTCGCGCGACGAGCTGGTCGCCTATATCGCCGGCGGCGCGCGCGTGCCCGACGATTGGCGCATCGGCACCGAGCACGAGAAGTTCGGCTTCCGCCTCGACGACCTGCGCCCGCCGACCTTCGAGGGCCCGCAGGGCATCGGCGCGCTGCTCGACGGCCTGTGCCGCTTCGGCTGGGAGCGGGTGACCGAGCACGGCCAGGTGATCGCGCTGCTGAAGGATGGCGCGTCGGTCACCCTGGAGCCGGCCGGCCAGCTGGAACTCTCCGGCGCGCAGTTGACCACCATCCACGAGACCTGCCGCGAAGTGGGCAGCCACCTGCGCGAGGTCAAGGCCGTGGCCGACGAACTCGGCCTCGGCTTCCTCGGCATGGGCTTCCAGCCCAAGTGGGCGCGCGCCGACATGCCGTGGATGCCCAAGGACCGCTACCGCATCATGAAGTCGTACATGCCCAAGGTCGGCGACCTCGGCCTGGACATGATGACCCGCACCTGCACGGTGCAGGTGAACCTCGATTTCGCCAGCGAAGCCGACATGGTCAAGAAGTTCCGCGTGGCGCTGGCGCTGCAGCCGATCGCCACCGCGCTGTTCGCGGACTCGCCGTTCACCGAGGGCCAGCCCAACGGCTACCTCAGCTGGCGCTCGCACATCTGGACCGACACCGACCCCGACCGCACCGGCATGCTCGATTTCGTGTTCGAGGACGGCTTCGGCTACGAGCGCTACGTCGACTACCTGCTCGACGTGCCGATGTACTTCAGCTACCGCGACGGCATCTATCACGACGCCAGCGGCCAGAGCTTCCGCGACTTCATGCAAGGCCGCCTGCCGGTGCTGCCGGGCGCGTTGCCGACCATGACCGACTGGTCCGACCACATGACCACCGCGTTCCCGGAAGTACGCATGAAGAAGTTCCTGGAAATGCGCGGCGCCGATGGCGGGCCGTGGAACCGGCTGTGCGCGCTGCCGGCCTTCTGGGTCGGCCTGCTGTACGACGATGCCGCGCTGGATGCCGCCTGGGACCTGGTGAAGGATTTCAGCCGCGACGAACGCCACGCGCTGCGCGACGGCGTTCCGAAGCACGCCTTCAAGCTGAAGTTCCGCGACGGCACCGTGCGCGACCTGGCGCAGCGCGCGCTGGAGATCGCCTCCGCCGGCCTCGCGCGCCGCGCGCGCCGCAACGACGAAGGCCAGGACGAGACCCGCTTCCTCGAGCCTCTGGTCGAATACGTGATGGCCAACGAAACCCCCGCCGAACGCAAGCTCGCGCTGTACCACGGCGAATGGGCCGGAAACATCGATCGCGTCTTCCGCGAGTTTGCGTACTGAGATCGGTAGCCTGCAAGGCATGAGCAAGCACTCTCCGGAATCCCAGGACCTCGACGCGCCGCTGCGTGAGCAGCTCGACTTTGCCGGGACCGATACGTTGCTGCGCGATGACGTGCGCCGGCTGGGCGGGATGGTCGGCGAGATGCTGTCCGAACAGGTATCGCCGGCGTTGCTGGCGCAGGTGGAGACGGTGCGGCGGGCGGCGATCGCGCGGCGCGAGAGCGGGGCGCCGATCGATGAGCTGGCCGGGCACCTGGCCGCCGTGTCGCTGGACGACGCCGATGCGCTGGTGCGTGCGTTCTCGGCGTGGTTCAGCGCGATCAACCTGGCCGAGCGGGTGCACCGCATCCGCCGCCGTCGCGACCACCAGCGCAGCGACGAGGGGCCGCAGCCGGGCGGGCTGGAGGCGGTGCTCGGCGCGCTGCATGCCGATGGCGTGACGCTCGGCGAGCTGCAGGCACTGCTGCCCGCGCTGTGGGTGGAGCCGGTGTTCACCGCGCATCCCACCGAGGCCGTGCGCCGCGCGCTGCTGGCCAAGGAGTCGGTGATCGTGGAGCGGCTGGTGGCCGACATCGACCGCACGCGCACGCCGGACGAGCGCCGCAGCGACGAGTCGCGCATCCGCCAGGCGCTGGCCACCACCTGGCAGACCTCGGAAGCGCCACCGCTGAAGCCCACCGTGACCGACGAGGTCGAACACATCGGCCACTACCTCGGCGTGCTGTTTCGGGTGCTGCCGGCGTTCTACGAAGTGTTCGCCGATGCCGTGGACGCCATCTGGGGCGAGCGCATCGCGCTGCCCAACGTGTTGCGCTTCGGCACCTGGGTGGGCGGCGACATGGACGGCAACCCCAACGTGGGCGCCGACACCATCGAGGCCGCGCTGGCCGCGCAGCGCGCGCAGGTGCTGGGCCAGTACCGCGCGGAGCTGGCGGCGCTGGGCCAGGTGCTTACCCAGAGCCGCGGCCGCGCCGGCGTGGACGACGCGGTGGACGCACGGCTCGCCGCGTACAAGGCGCTGATGCCAAAGGCCGCGGCGCGCCTGCGCGCGCGCCAGGCGGACATGCCCTATCGGCAGCTGATGGAGCTGATGTCGGCGCGGCTGGCGGCGACCGCAGCCGACGAGGGCGCGCCGGCCGGCGCGGCATATGCCGGCGTGGACGACTTCCTCGACGACCTCGGGCTCATCGACGCCAGCCTTGCGCACCATCGCGGCCAGCACGCGGGCCTGTTCGCGCTGCGGCGCCTGTTGCGGCGCGTGCGCAGCTTCGGCTTCCACCTCGCCGCACTCGACCTGCGCCAGGACTCGGCCGCGCACGATGCCGCGCTCGCCGCGCTGGAAGGTGACGACGACTGGGCCACGCAGCCGCTCGACGCGCGCCTCGCGCGCCTGCATGCGCTGATCGATGCGCCGCAGCCGCGCGTGCCGGCCGCCGACGCCGCCAAGGCCGCGCTCGACGTGTTCCGTGCGGTGACCACCGCGCGCGCGCGCTACGGCGACGCCGCCTTCGGCCCCTATATCGTCAGCATGAGCCGCAGTGCCGCCGATGCACTCGCGGTGCTGGCGCTGGCGCGCATCGCCGGCTGCGTCGAGGGCGACGGCGCAGGCGAAGTGCCGCTGGATGTCGCGCCGTTGTTCGAGACCGTCGACGACCTCGATGCCGCCGCCGGCGTGATGCACGCACTGTTCGACGACCCGGTGTACCGCCGCCACGTGCGCGCCCGCGGCGATCGCCAGATCGTGATGCTCGGTTATTCCGACAGCGCCAAGGACAGCGGCCTGCTGGCTTCGCGCTGGGCGCTGCAGCGTGCGCAGGTCGACCTGATGCGGCTGGCGCGCGAGGCCGGCGTGCGCCTGGTGTTCTTCCACGGCCGCGGCGGCTCGGTAAGCCGCGGCGGCGGCAAGACCGAACGCGCGATCATCGCCGCGCCGCGCGGCACCGTCGACGGCCGCCTGCGCGTCACCGAGCAGGGCGAGGTGATCCACCGCAAGTACGGCATCCGTGCACTCGCGCTGCGCAACCTCGAGCAGATGACCGGCGCGGTGCTGCGCGCCAGCCTGCGGCCGCGTTCGCCGGAGCCGCGCGTGCAGGCCTGGCGTGCGATCGCCGATCGCCTGTCCGCGGACTCGCGCGCCTGCTACCGCGCGCTGGTGCACGAGGATCCCGGCTTCAACGCCTACTTCCGCGCGGCGACGCCGGTGGACGTGATCGAGCGCCTGCAGATCGGCTCGCGGCCATCGCGGCGCCGCGATGGCGGCATCGCCAACCTGCGCGCCATTCCCTGGGTGTTCGCCTGGTCGCAGAACCGCTCCGGGCTGACCGGCTGGTATGGCGTGGGCCATGCGCTGCAACGCGGCATCGACGAGCACGGCCTCGACGCCATGGCCGAGCTCGCGCGCGACTGGCATTTCTTCGCCGCCATGCTCGACGACGTGGAAATGCTGCTGGCCAAATCCGACCTCGCCATCTTCGAGCGCTACTCGCGCCTGGCCGGTGACGCCCATGACGTGTTTTTCCCGGGCATCGCCGCGGAGTTCGCGCGCACCCGCGACAGCATCCTGGCCATCAAGGGCGCCGACAGGCTGCTGGCGGGCGATTACCGCCTGCGCCTGTCGATCCGCCTGCGCAATCCCTACGTCGACCCGATCAGCCTGCTGCAGGTGGAGCTGCTGCGCCGCTGGCGCGCGGGCGGCAGCGCGGATGACGCGACCCTGCGCGCGCTGTTCGCGACCGTCAACGGCATCGCGGCCGGGGTGCAGAACACCGGCTGAGCGGCGCTAGACTTCGCGGACCCGACCACGGAACCGCCGCCATGTCCGCACCGCGCGAAGAACTCGTCTTCCACACCCACCCCATGTCGCGCGGCCGCATCGTGCGCTGGATGCTCGAAGAGCTGGGCGTCGAATACCGCACGGTGGTGCAGGAGTACGGCGGCAGCATGAAGTCGGCCGAGTACCTGGCCATCAACCCGATGGGCAAGGTGCCGGCGCTGCAGCACCGCGGCGTGGTGGTCACCGAAGCCGCGGCGATCTGCGCCTATCTTGCCGACGCCTTCCCGCAGGCCGGCCTGGCCCCGGCGCTGGACGACCCGGCGCGCGGGACCTACCTGCGCTGGATGTTCTTCGCCGCCGGCCCGGTGGAGGCCGCCGTCAGCGCGCGCGCGATGGGGTTGCTGGCGCCCGCCGAAAAGGCCGGCATGGTCGGCTACGGCAGCTACGAGCACACCGTTGATGCGCTGGAGCAGGCGGCCGCGGCGGCATCGCCGTGGCTGTTGGGCGAGCGCTTCAGCGCGGCCGATGTCTACGTCGGTGGCCAGGTCGACTTCGGCCTGGGATTCAAGTCGATCCCGGAGCGCCCGGCGTTCACCGCCTGGGCCGAACGCCTGCGCGCGCGGCCGGCCTACCAGCGGGCGCAGGCGCTGGACAATGCGCTGATGCCCGCGCGCGGCTAGCCCGGCTTTTCGGGCAGCCGCCGCGGTTTCGGCTTGGCCTTCGGTTTCGGCTCCGGCATCAGCGCGGCAGTGTCGAGCAGGAGCTGCTTCAGCGCTTCGGCATCGTCCAGCAGTTCATCGGCGACGGGATAGTCCTTCGCGCCGGGATACGGAGGCCGCAGTGGCAGGCCCGGTGCCAGGCGCGCCACTGCGGCGGAGGGTTTCACGAACAGGCTGTTGTCGCAGGCGAAAGCCACGACCTTGCCGTCCACGTAGACCGCGTACTCGCCGAACAGCTTCCTGTGGGTCAGGCGCTCGCCAAGCGCGGCCTGTTCGGCGATGTAGGCGAGGAAGTGCGGGTCGGTGGCCATGCGGGGATCGGTTGTTGCCCTGGGGCGATGGGTGGATGGTGCATGCATCGTCTTCCTTGGCCGCGCTCCCGGTCAAGTGTCGGCTGGTATACTCCCCCCCACTATCAACCGGGCCGCCCGCAGTGCCGCATTCGCCAGAGGAAAAGAAGAAGGTCCTCGCCCGCGTGCGCCGAATCCGCGGCCAGTGCGACGCGCTCGACCGCGCGCTTGGGGCCGGCGCCGACTGCGCGCCGGTGCTGCAGCAGATCGCGGCCATCCGCGGCGCGGTCAACGGGTTGATGAGCGAAGTGCTCGAGTCTCACCTGCGCGAGCAGTTCGGGCAGCCGGCGGCCGACGCGTCCGACCGCGACGCGCGCGTCGCCGAAATGACCGGCCTGATCCGTTCCTATCTGAAATGACCCATATCAAGCCGCCACGGCACCTCCGCGCCGCGGCCGCCGACCACGCCATTGCATTGCAGGAGTTGAAACCATGAAATCCCGTGCCGCCGTCGCCTTTGCCGCAGGCCAGCCGCTGCAGATCGTCGAGCTCGACGTCGCCCCGCCGCAGAAGGGCGAAGTGCTGGTGAAGATCACCCACACCGCGCTCTGCCACACCGACGCCTTCACCCTGTCCGGCGACGATCCGGAAGGCGTGTTCCCGGCGGTGCTCGGACATGAGGGCGCGGGCATCGTGGTCGAGGTCGGCGAGGGCGTGACCAGCGTGCAGCCCGGCGATCACGTGATTCCGCTGTATACCGCCGAGTGCGGCGAATGCCTGTTCTGCAAGTCGGGCAAGACCAACCTGTGCGTCGCCGTGCGCGCAACGCAGGGCAAGGGCGTGATGCCCGACGGCACGACCCGCTTCAGCTACAACGGCGAGCCGGTCTACCACTACATGGGCTGCTCGACCTTCAGCGAATACACGGTGGTCGCCGAGGTTTCGCTGGCCAAGGTGAACCCGGACGCGAACCCCGAGCACACCTGCCTGCTCGGCTGCGGCGTGACGACCGGCATCGGCGCGGTGCACAACACCGCCAAGGTGCAGGAAGGCGACACGGTGGCGGTGTTCGGCCTCGGCGCCATTGGACTTGCGGTGATCCAGGGCGCGGTGCAGGCCAAGGCCGGGCGCATCATCGCCATCGACACCAACCCGTCCAAGTTCGCGCTGGCCACCGAGATGGGCGCCACCGACTGCGTCAACCCGAAGGACCACGACAGGCCGGTGCAGCAGGTGGTCGTGGAGATGACCGGCTGGGGCGTGGACCACAGCTTCGAGTGCATCGGCAACGTCAACGTGATGCGCGCCGCACTCGAGTGCGCGCACCGCGGCTGGGGCCAGAGCGTGATCATCGGCGTGGCGGGCGCGGGGCAGGAGATCAGCACGCGCCCGTTCCAGCTGGTCACCGGCCGCAAGTGGCTGGGCACCGCGTTCGGCGGGGTGAAGGGACGCACGCAGCTTCCGGGCATGGTCGAGGACGCGATGCGCGGCGACATCCAGCTGGCGCCGTTCGTGACGCATACGCTGCCGCTGGAGCGCATCAACGAGGCCTTCGACCTGATGCACGAAGGCAAGTCGATCCGCACCGTCATCCACTACTGAGGTCTGCCATGGAACGCATTGAACACCGCGCCAGCTTCGGTGGCTGGCAGGACGTCTACCGGCACCGCTCCGAGGTACTCGGCTGCGACATGACCGTCGGCGTGTACTTCCCGCCGCAGGCCGCCGACGGCCCCTGCCCGGTGCTGTACTGGCTCTCGGGCCTGACCTGCAACGAGCAGAACTTCATCACCAAGGCCGGCGCGCAGCGCCATGCCGCCGAGCACGGGATCATCATCGTCGCGCCGGACACCAGCCCGCGCGGCAACGACGTGCACGACGCCGAGGGCTACGACATCGGCAAGGGCGCGGGTTTCTACGTCAACGCCACGCAGGCGCCGTGGGCGGCGCACTACCGCATGTACGACTACATCGTCGACGAGCTGCCGGCGTGGGTGGAAGCCGATCCGTCGGCCAGCGACGCGCGCGCGATCAGCGGCCATTCCATGGGCGGCCACGGCGCGCTGACCATCGCCCTGAAGAACCCGGGCCGCTACCGCAGCGTGTCGGCGTTCTCGCCGATCGTGGCGCCGAGCCAGGTGCCGTGGGGCGAGAAGGCGTTCGCTGCCTACCTCGGCGACGACCGCGCAGCGTGGAAGCGGCACGACGCGGTCGAACTGGTGAAGTCGGCAAAGGAAAAGCTGCCGCTGCTGGTCGACCAGGGCGATGCCGACGAATTCCTCGCCACCCAGCTGCGCCCCGAGCTGCTGCAGGCCGCCTGCGCAGCGGCGGACCATCCGCTGCAGCTGCGCATGCAGCCGGGCTACGACCACAGCTACTACTTCATCGCCAGCTTCATCGGCGAGCACATCGCGCACCACGCCAGGGCGCTGCGCTCCGCGTAAGCCGCTTGTCCGCTGATCCGCTCGGGTTCAAGCTTCGAGCCTGTCGAAGCGCAGGGGAGAGCGATCATGGAAACAGGTTCGATGAAGGTGCCGACGAGTATCTGGATCGTCGGCGTGCTGGCGCTGCTGTGGAACCTGATCGGAGTGGCGGCGTTCACCATGCAGGTGGCGATGCCGGAGCAGGCGCTCGCGGCGATGCCCGCCGACCAGCGCGCGATCTACGAGGCCACGCCTGCCTGGCTGTATCTCTTCTACGGCCTGGCGACCATTGGCGGTGTGCTCGGGTCCATCGGCCTGCTGCTGCGCAGGCGCTGGGCGGTGCCTGTGTACCTGCTGGCGCTGGTGGCCCTGGTGGTGCAGGTGCTCGCCAGCTTCGCGGTCACGCCGGCGTGGACCACGGGGGGTGTCTCAAGCCTCGGTTTCCCGGTGCTCCTGGTGGCGATCGCGCTCGGCCTGTGGTGGTTCGCGCGCTACATGGCCGCGCGCGGGGTCCTGCGCTGATCCGTGGTATCGCTCTGCCGTCGCCCAACCCCCACCGTGTAATCGGTCACGGCGAAGCGGCCGTCGCGCAGGGCCGTGGCGCCGCGCACCAGTTGCAGCGGCGCGGTGAACATCGGGCCGTCGCTCACGCAGGTGTGGAATTCGCCGTTCTCGCCGCAGGGGTCGACGGCCGCGGGTAGCGTATCCAGCAAGTCGGCGTCGAAATCGCGGCCGCTGAAGGCGGCATCGAGCTGCGTGGTGTCGACGCAGCACAGCTGCGCGCGCAACCCGCCGGCGAGCATGTCGCGCGCAAGCGCCGCGCTGTCGGCGCCGAACAGCGGGAACAGCGCGCTCCAGCCCAGCCGCGCGCACAGGGCTTCGCGCCAGCCGCGGATGTCGGCCAGCAGCAGGTCGCCGAAGGCGATGCGGGTGATGCCGGGCCAGCGCGCCCGCGCTTCGGCGAGCGTGGCGGCGAAGGCGGCTGCGTAGCAGGCGTTGTCGCAGCCGTCCGGTATGCGCATTTCCAGCAGCGGCAGCCGGGTAGCCGCGGCCTGCGCGTGCAGCACGTCGGCGCGCACGTGCTGCAGCGATGCGCGCTCCTCGCCCGCGCTGATGGTGGACAGCAGGCCGACCACGTCGACCTCGCCGCGCTGGCGCAGGGCCTGCAGCGCCCAGGCCGCGTCCTTGCCGCCGCTCCAGGCCAGCAGTGCGACGGGCCGCGGCGCCACGCCGTTCAGCCGGCGCGCACGTCGCGCAGTTCCCAGGCGCTGCCGGCCAGCAGGCGCATGCGGTGCTTGAAGACCGCGCCCGGCAGGACGGTGTCGGCGACCAGTTCCACGCGCGTCTCGCGCTGGGTGCCGGTGACGGTGGCGGATGAATCGATCACGCCAAGCGCGGGATCCACTTCGTCCGGTTCGTCCTGCGTGGCGCGCCAGCGCTGGAACAGGCCGTCGCCGCGCAGCGCGTCCTGCAGCTCGCGGGCAAAGGCGTCGGCACCCTGGGCAATGAAGGCGAACTCGCCCGCGGCGCGGGTGCGTTCCGGGTCGGGCAGGGCAATGAGGTAGCGCGTGGACATGGGCGTCTCCAAGGCTGCGTTGGCCCCAGCTTAGCCGGCGGCGGCGTGAGTCCGGCGTGCCCACCCCCGGCACGGCGGCGTCACGCCATCACGCAGTCACGGCGTGCCCAGGCGCTTGCGTTCCGCTTCACGCGCCTCGGCGCGCTCGCGGCTGCGGATGAAAAGCGGCACGCCGATGGTGATTCCGAACATGATCAGCGCGCCACCGATCGTGAGCCAGCCGACCGGCCGGGCGAACAGCTCGACGAAAACAGGATGCATGGCAGTCCCTCCCTCTGTGTATCCGGATCATCGGCCGTTGCAGGCCGGCGGGTGTTGACCGCGATCAAGGTCTGCGCGGTGCCTCGAGCGCTTCGACCACGGCCGATGCCACCAGCGCGGATGCGCGTGGGCCAAGATGGCCGTAGTCCCAGGTGGTGAGCTCGGCGGGCGTGTCGATGTAGGTCAGGCAGCCGCGCAGGTCGCACAGCGTGGCCAGTGCCGAGACATAGGTGACGTCGTCGCGACCGCTGAATGCGGTGCGCAGCGCGGCGTCCAGCGCATGCACCTCGGGAACGGTCTCGCCGCGCAGCCGCTGCGGCACCTGCAGGAACGGCTCCCGCGCATGGCGCTGCACGAGCAGCGCCGGCAGCCACGCGCGCCAGCGCGGCGCCGGCCCCAGCACCACCACCTGGCCCACGCCGGAGGCGTGCAGCGCTGCGATGCCGGGCTCGAGGTCCGCCAGCACCTGCGCCGGGTCCCGGTATTCGCGCCCGTTCCAGTAGGCGAACAGCAGCACGTAGTCCGGGCGCAGCGCAGCGATCCGCTGCAGCACGCGCGCGTTGTCGCTCCGGCACGGCTCCTTGCGGGGATCGACATAGGGCCGGCAGCCGCTGCGCGTGAACTGCGCCAGGCGCAGGCGGCCGTCCGCCACCTCGCGCATGCCCGGGTACAGCAGCGCGGAATGCGAATCGCCCCACAGCACCAGCAGCGGGCGTGGCGGCGAGGTCGGGGCGTCGACGCATTCGTCCGGGAATTCCGCCGGCTCGCCGGGCGCGCCGACCAGCGAACACGTCCCCTCGCGCGATGGCGCGCGCCAGTCGTAGCCGTAGTTGGCGTACTGCCGCACCGGTTCGCCGGCGCGCGACGCAACGCCCTGCAGCGCCCACAGCGCGAGGCCAGCCACCAGCACCATCGCCATCGCCGGCAGCAGCAGCCCCAGCGCGCGGCGCGCGCGCATGCGGTGCCGCAGCGGGCGTTCCACCAGCCACCAGGTCAGCCCCGCCAGCAACACGGCCAGCGCCACCAGCGCCAAGCGCAGGCCCGGTGCCACTTCGCCGGTGGCATGGATGCGCGCGAACGACAGCAGCGGCCAGTGCCACAGGTAGAGCGGATAACTGACCAGCCCGATCCACACCAGCGCGCGCAGCGACAGCAGCCGCTGCGCCAAGCGCGTGGCGGGCACCGCGGCGATCAGCAGCGTGGCACCGGCCACCGGCAGCAGCGCGCGCCAGCCCGGGAACGTCGACTGGTCGCTGAGGCCGACGCAGGCGGCGATGATCAGCGCGAGTCCGGCAAACGCCGCCAGTTCGGCGACCAATCGCGGGCGTTGCGGCACCGCGGTGGCTGCGGTGCCGCCCAGGCGGTGCGCCAGCCACGCGCCGGCCAG
It includes:
- a CDS encoding ATP-binding protein is translated as MAPRPVALLAWSGGKDAAWALQALRQRGEVDVVGLLSTISAGEERASLQHVRADVLHAQAAATRLPLLEMRIPDGCDNACYAAAFAATLAEARARWPGITRIAFGDLLLADIRGWREALCARLGWSALFPLFGADSAALARDMLAGGLRAQLCCVDTTQLDAAFSGRDFDADLLDTLPAAVDPCGENGEFHTCVSDGPMFTAPLQLVRGATALRDGRFAVTDYTVGVGRRQSDTTDQRRTPRAAM
- a CDS encoding acyltransferase family protein — its product is MAAGAAPGAAPGYRADVDGLRAIAVLAVVAYHAFPRLVPGGFVGVDVFFVISGFLITGILRDGLAAGTFGFGGFYVRRIRRLFPALVVVLAACLVAGWWLLVPADYAALGRHAATSAGFVANLAFWHDTDYFAAAAETLPLLHLWSLGVEEQFYLLWPPLLVLASMRGVDTRRLVLVAGLLSLAYCLWLSPRDASAAFYLPFTRFWELLAGAWLAHRLGGTAATAVPQRPRLVAELAAFAGLALIIAACVGLSDQSTFPGWRALLPVAGATLLIAAVPATRLAQRLLSLRALVWIGLVSYPLYLWHWPLLSFARIHATGEVAPGLRLALVALAVLLAGLTWWLVERPLRHRMRARRALGLLLPAMAMVLVAGLALWALQGVASRAGEPVRQYANYGYDWRAPSREGTCSLVGAPGEPAEFPDECVDAPTSPPRPLLVLWGDSHSALLYPGMREVADGRLRLAQFTRSGCRPYVDPRKEPCRSDNARVLQRIAALRPDYVLLFAYWNGREYRDPAQVLADLEPGIAALHASGVGQVVVLGPAPRWRAWLPALLVQRHAREPFLQVPQRLRGETVPEVHALDAALRTAFSGRDDVTYVSALATLCDLRGCLTYIDTPAELTTWDYGHLGPRASALVASAVVEALEAPRRP